In Mytilus edulis chromosome 4, xbMytEdul2.2, whole genome shotgun sequence, the following proteins share a genomic window:
- the LOC139518699 gene encoding uncharacterized protein isoform X2 — MSTISFLLVVLCLGGLQYVTGVPIIINSKDSPVITGHNGLDHGGKESNITGVHHEDSAHGLLAVSATDHDQFVGHQADENHAGSLTNNTEEQILNITHDIHLNDKSTQHGNSEQIVNGNEQVFHISNDRDERLSLDRHHLPPDGQKMGPGIDGQIVPHTGDSHGHHDSSDNVTEEGRDHGHESELIAPEMDEHQFRHGSEITDMLHDPFVQDYTESVRDLPDMNGGEENWLSDGDQNGHGTDNNPQEENDHSIDNGQHGENSNSVENGQNGENGNNRGKMSGIIHQGIDFPVTTEHESVRQLPESHDKEPVLKPDRKEEPHFEISTETGRPEGHVEVVTKQSDITEEGGLIIPDEHKEEKQHTTETSRPQVTEEEVLPHQHGIDMVKTTTRKIVPEITEGPHYLPHDGEGMFRTTTRKIEPEITEGKHYLPHDGEGMFRTTTRKIEPEITEGEHLLPHDGEGMFKTTTRKIEPEITEGEHLLPHDGEGMFHTTTRQPISKLTEGPQHRQVISVTTTRRNEITETEHLFPHNESEIFKTSQTSEPEVTTGVPERESVTTEILETTEGQHRGSIQTSLSYSTPSVNTGTTVKMSTGSTKIIPNQEGPITIKTNKKMTLKVTVKKILLPDEFTTSSFTAAGVTTQSPTEPDNIPTQGTTESSFNQTPTSPAITPTETTRVSKQPQRIFSESSYILAPSSTEKSSSEILVPEVKLQSSFIVSTPSINQEQTVSYSSQSVSIDCYDCNSIPPSLVSSMNVLPVLSTTKDIIQESTGTISTGLTSSYSELYSSDLNTFHGIEMVSSISSETPAPNMITTSMTRAFETTLESSHKKSTHLLTSSQYRPQTSQLSTVGISIESTGVYLPESVTPTTTSYQPIASVTPSTTQLSKNKDRTTSSMYINIDMKMSLQEFCQQQHKFVSQLTNIMINTQNSKISHEQIKLQYPIADDCDHQPWDNPKEELEIQIYVLDITGKLDRSLTIDMAKNIKPALKSSELYGKKLESVKIVNELNIVETLPTNGPSASKLDEEIETGITIAISIAAIGGFCCVSLLILQLIIHKRSGHRMHPYFPGSGSCSSRLSTRSSNSIALGVVSKSRPNSGLWNPGLDISDENCNYPSHPLVYSALTDFSLETDAIHQEFQLIPNETPRLSCVPVGAEDKNRFANVLPFPHTRVKLQKIPGEDFSDYINANFITGYKEDLRAYIATQAPLSSTGGDFWRMVWEQQSRVILMLTDMDERGQPRCIPYWPEITGMENRLTYGDFIITLFFSPDVYPTGQRRQGWRTD; from the exons ATGTCAACCATCAGTTTCCTGTTAGTTGTACTTT gtCTAGGAGGTTTGCAGTATGTAACAGGAGTCCCAATTATTATAAACAGTAAGGACTCACCGGTCATCACTGGTCATAATGGACTAGATCATGGAGGGAAGGAGTCCAACATTACTGGTGTTCATCATGAAGACAGTGCTCATGGATTACTAGCTGTTAGTGCAACAGACCATGATCAATTTGTAGGACATCAGGCTGATGAAAACCATGCTGGTAGTCTAACTAATAATACTGAAGAACAAATTCTGAATATAACACATGATATACACCTGAATGATAAATCAACTCAGCATGGGAATAGTGAACAAATCGTGAACGGGAATGAACAAGTGTTTCATATATCTAATGATAGAGATGAAAGATTATCACTAGACCGTCATCACCTACCTCCAGATGGACAAAAGATGGGACCGGGAATAGATGGTCAAATTGTACCTCATACAGGGGATTCACACGGCCATCATGATAGTTCTGATAATGTTACAGAGGAGGGTAGGGATCATGGGCATGAATCAGAACTTATAGCACCAGAGATGGATGAACATCAATTTAGACATGGTTCAGAGATTACAGATATGTTACATGATCCATTTGTACAGGATTACACTGAATCTGTTCGAGACCTGCCTGATATGAATGGTGGGGAGGAAAACTGGCTCTCAGATGGAGATCAGAATGGTCATGGTACTGATAACAATCCTCAAGAAGAAAATGATCATAGTATAGACAATGGACAACATGGAGAAAACAGTAATAGTGTCGAAAATGGGCAGAATGGAGAAAATGGTAACAACAGAGGAAAAATGTCTGGAATTATTCACCAAGGAATTGATTTCCCTGTTACAACAGAACATGAATCTGTTAGACAGTTACCAGAAAGTCATGACAAAGAACCAGTCCTTAAACCAGATAGAAAAGAAGAGCCTCATTTTGAGATCTCCACTGAAACTGGTAGACCTGAAGGTCATGTTGAGGTTGTTACTAAACAGTCTGATATTACTGAAGAAGGAGGTCTGATTATACCTGATGAACATAAAGAGGAAAAACAACATACAACAGAAACTAGTAGACCTCAAGTCACAGAGGAGGAGGTCTTACCTCATCAACATGGCATTGATATGGTCAAGACAACAACTAGGAAAATAGTACCAGAGATAACTGAAGGACCACATTATTTACCTCATGATGGGGAAGGAATGTTCAGAACTACCACCAGAAAAATAGAGCCTGAAATCACAGAAGGAAAGCACTATTTGCCCCATGATGGGGAGGGGATGTTCAGAACTACCACACGAAAGATAGAGCCAGAAATCACAGAGGGAGAGCATTTATTACCTCACGATGGGGAGGGTATGTTTAAAACAACCACAAGAAAGATAGAGCCTGAAATCACTGAAGGGGAACATTTACTGCCCCATGATGGGGAGGGGATGTTCCATACCACCACTAGACAACCCATATCTAAGTTAACGGAAGGACCTCAACACAGACAGGTAATATCTGTGACCACAACAAGAAGAAATGAAATTACTGAAACAGAACATTTATTTCCTCATAATGAATCCGAGATATTTAAAACATCACAAACATCAGAACCTGAGGTTACAACAGGGGTACCAGAAAGAGAATCAGTTACAACAGAGATTCTTGAGACTACTGAGGGACAACATAGGGGTTCCATACAAACATCATTATCTTACAGTACACCTTCAGTTAACACTGGAACAACTGTCAAAATGTCAACAGGAAGTACAAAAATCATACCTAATCAGGAAGGACCAATAACTAtcaaaacaaataagaaaatgaCACTGAAGGTGACAGTAAAGAAGATTCTATTACCTGATGAGTTCACTACATCTAGCTTTACCGCAGCAGGTGTTACTACACAAAGCCCAACAGAACCTGACAACATACCTACCCAGGGTACTACAGAGTCAAGTTTTAATCAGACACCTACATCACCAGCCATAACTCCTACGGAAACCACCAGAGTAAGCAAACAACCACAGAGAATATTTTCTGAAAGTTCATACATACTAGCACCAAGTTCTACAGAAAAATCATCTTCAGAGATATTAGTTCCTGAAGTAAAACTACAATCAAGTTTTATTGTTTCTACACCTTCAATAAATCAAGAACAAACTGTGTCATACTCTAGTCAGTCTGTAAGCATAGACTGTTATGATTGCAATTCCATTCCTCCATCTCTTGTTTCATCAATGAATGTTTTACCTGTTTTAAGTACAACAAAGGATATCATACAGGAAAGTACAGGCACTATCTCAACAGGTTTAACATCTTCCTATAGTGAATTGTACTCGTCTGACTTAAATACCTTCCATGGTATAGAAATGGTATCATCAATCTCATCTGAGACTCCAGCACCAAACATGATCACAACCTCAATGACTAGAGCCTTTGAAACTACCTTGGAATCAAGCCACAAAAAATCAACACATTTACTCACTAGTTCTCAGTACAGACCTCAAACGTCTCAGCTCAGTACTGTAGGAATATCTATTGAGTCAACAGGAGTATACTTACCAGAGTCTGTTACTCCAACGACGACATCTTACCAACCTATTGCTTCTGTTACACCATCAACAACACAGCTATCAAAAAACAAAGACAGAACTACATCatcaatgtatataaatatagacATGAAAATGTCTCTGCAGGAATTCTGTCAGCAACAGCATAAGTTTGTATCACAACTAACAAATATAATGATCAATACTCAGAATTCTAAGATAAGTCATGAGCAAATAAAGTTACAGTACCCTATAGCTGATGATTGTGATCACCAGCCTTGGGATAACCCTAAAGAGGAGCTGGAGATACAGATATATGTGTTAGATATTACGGGAAAACTAGATAGAAGTCTCACCATTGATATGGCCAAAAATATCAAACCTGCCTTAAAGTCGTCAGAATTATATGGTAAAAAG CTTGAAAGTGTAAAGATTGTCAATGAACTAAACATAGTTGAAACATTACCTACAAATGGACCAAGTGCTTCAAAGCTAGACGAGGAAATAGAAACTGGTATAACAATAGCTATCTCCATTGCAGCTATAGGTGGCTTCTGTTGTGTGTCTTTGTTGATTTTACAG TTGATAATTCACAAGAGATCAGGACATAGAATGCACCCGTACTTCCCTGGTAGTGGTAGTTGTTCCAGTAGGCTATCTACCAGGAGTTCCAACTCTATAGCTTTGGGGGTGGTATCCAAGTCTAGACCTAACAGTGGACTCTGGAATCCAGGCTTAGATATCAGTGAT GAGAACTGTAATTATCCCTCTCATCCACTGGTGTATTCAGCATTGACAGATTTCTCATTGGAAACTGATGCTATCCATCAAGAATTTCAG CTGATTCCAAATGAAACACCCAGACTTTCATGTGTGCCTGTTGGAGCCGAGGATAAAAACAGATTTGCTAATGTACTGCCTT TTCCACATACCAGAGTGAAGTTACAAAAGATTCCTGGGGAAGACTTCTCTGATTATATCAATGCCAACTTTATAACG